From Bacteroides sp., the proteins below share one genomic window:
- the kdsB gene encoding 3-deoxy-manno-octulosonate cytidylyltransferase: protein MKYIGIIPARYASTRFPGKPLAMIGNKSMIRRVYEQAIQCKQFDKVVVATDDERILNHVLQFGEAVMTASNHRSGTDRCLEATSLISGEQEIGDGDVVINIQGDEPFIQPEQIELLASLFSDPETLIGTLVKRINQSDDLFNPNIVKVVFDRNFRALYFSRWAIPFIRGAELDEWLNHHRFFRHIGLYGYRLGVLKKLASLPFGELEKAESLEQLRWLQHGFPIKVMETDLASPGIDTPEDLESIPPQWL from the coding sequence ATGAAATACATCGGCATCATTCCGGCCCGTTACGCCTCCACGCGCTTCCCGGGCAAGCCCCTGGCAATGATCGGCAACAAGTCGATGATCCGCAGGGTCTATGAACAGGCCATCCAGTGCAAACAGTTCGATAAAGTCGTGGTGGCCACCGATGATGAGCGCATCCTGAACCACGTGCTCCAATTTGGTGAAGCGGTAATGACAGCCAGCAATCACCGCAGTGGCACCGACCGCTGCCTGGAAGCCACTTCCCTTATTTCGGGCGAACAGGAGATCGGCGACGGCGATGTGGTGATCAATATCCAGGGCGATGAACCTTTTATCCAGCCCGAGCAGATCGAACTGCTTGCATCCCTCTTCTCCGACCCTGAAACCCTCATCGGCACCCTGGTGAAGCGTATCAACCAGTCCGACGATTTGTTCAACCCCAACATCGTCAAGGTGGTCTTCGACCGTAACTTCCGGGCGCTGTATTTCAGTCGCTGGGCCATCCCCTTCATTCGGGGAGCAGAGCTCGACGAGTGGCTGAATCACCACCGTTTCTTCAGGCATATAGGGCTGTATGGCTACCGTCTGGGCGTGCTGAAAAAACTGGCCAGCCTGCCCTTCGGAGAACTCGAAAAAGCCGAATCGCTCGAACAACTGCGATGGCTGCAACACGGCTTCCCCATCAAAGTGATGGAAACCGACCTTGCTTCTCCCGGAATAGACACCCCGGAGGACCTGGAAAGCATTCCGCCGCAGTGGCTGTAA
- a CDS encoding deoxynucleoside kinase: protein MHIAIAGNIGSGKTTLAGLLSKHYGWEAHYEDVDTNPYLNNFYEDMQRWSFNLQIYFLNSRFRQIVEIRGGDKTVIQDRTIYEDARIFAPNLHAMGLMSSRDFENYKSLFELMSSFIKPPDLLIYLKAGVGTLVSQIQKRGREYESSIRLDYLKRLNDLYEDWIATYDLGKLLVVNVDTIKFSENPDDLGHIIQRIDAEIHGLF from the coding sequence ATGCACATTGCCATTGCCGGAAACATCGGATCAGGGAAGACCACTTTGGCCGGATTGCTTTCGAAGCACTACGGCTGGGAAGCCCACTACGAAGATGTGGACACCAACCCTTACCTGAATAACTTCTATGAGGATATGCAGCGGTGGTCGTTCAACTTGCAGATCTATTTCCTCAACAGCCGTTTCCGGCAAATCGTAGAGATACGGGGTGGCGACAAAACGGTCATCCAGGACCGTACCATATACGAAGACGCCCGGATCTTCGCCCCCAACCTTCACGCCATGGGCCTGATGTCGTCGCGCGACTTCGAGAATTACAAAAGCCTGTTCGAGCTGATGAGTTCCTTCATCAAGCCCCCCGACCTGCTCATTTACCTCAAGGCCGGGGTGGGAACCCTGGTGAGTCAGATCCAGAAAAGAGGCAGGGAATACGAAAGTTCCATCCGCCTCGATTACCTCAAACGCCTTAACGACCTCTATGAGGACTGGATCGCCACCTACGACCTGGGCAAGCTGCTCGTCGTGAATGTCGACACCATCAAGTTCAGCGAAAACCCCGATGACCTGGGGCATATCATCCAGCGCATCGACGCTGAGATCCACGGTCTTTTCTAA
- a CDS encoding GH3 auxin-responsive promoter family protein, protein MPFLNTVISWYLKKRIPQIEYFMDYPYDVQEDQLMKLVTFSEDTEWGRNYDYASIRNYQDFKSRVPIQDYEGVKPFIERLRKGENNLIWPSEIRWFAKSSGTTSDKSKFIPVSDESLEDCHMKGGRDVMALYCQNRPQNQVFNGKGLVLGGSHKVSEFNNRAYFGDLSAILLQNFPFWGEFFRTPDLSLALLDDWEIKLDKIANATIKENVTSISGVPSWNLVLLKRILEITGRNNILEIWPNLELFNHGGVSFIPYREQFEKLIPSKRMYYLETYNASEGFFGIQDKACSNEMLLMLDYGIFYEFIPMDELGKSDPKVLTLEQVDTQTNYALVITTNGGLWRYLIGDTIRFTSLSPYRIRISGRTKNFINAFGEEVIVDNTDKALEAACKATGAIITEYTAAPIYLSDEGTAAHEYLIEFEVEPDDLDKFTHVLDKELQSLNSDYEAKRSADLMLKIPMVHKVPHETFFRWLKSKGKMGGQNKVPRLYNERKYVDEILKFIQE, encoded by the coding sequence ATGCCCTTTTTAAACACCGTCATTTCCTGGTACCTGAAAAAAAGAATCCCGCAGATTGAATACTTCATGGATTATCCTTACGATGTCCAGGAAGATCAGCTCATGAAACTCGTCACCTTTTCTGAAGATACCGAATGGGGACGCAATTATGATTACGCGAGCATCCGCAATTATCAGGATTTCAAATCGCGTGTGCCCATTCAGGACTATGAGGGGGTCAAACCCTTTATTGAGCGTCTGCGCAAGGGCGAGAACAACCTGATCTGGCCTAGCGAGATCCGTTGGTTTGCCAAATCGAGCGGCACCACCAGCGACAAGAGCAAATTCATCCCCGTAAGCGATGAGTCCCTCGAGGATTGCCATATGAAAGGGGGCAGAGACGTGATGGCCCTCTATTGTCAGAACCGTCCGCAGAACCAGGTGTTCAACGGCAAAGGCCTGGTGCTGGGCGGCAGCCACAAGGTCAGCGAGTTCAATAACCGAGCCTATTTTGGCGATCTCTCGGCCATCCTGTTGCAGAACTTCCCCTTCTGGGGTGAATTCTTCCGAACCCCTGACCTCTCTTTAGCCTTGCTCGATGACTGGGAGATCAAACTCGACAAAATCGCCAACGCCACCATCAAGGAGAACGTCACCAGCATCAGCGGGGTGCCCTCGTGGAACCTGGTGTTGCTGAAAAGGATCCTTGAAATCACCGGCCGCAACAACATCCTCGAAATATGGCCCAACCTTGAGTTGTTCAACCACGGAGGCGTCAGCTTCATCCCCTACCGCGAACAATTTGAAAAGCTAATCCCCTCAAAACGGATGTATTATCTTGAAACCTACAATGCCTCTGAGGGCTTTTTTGGCATACAGGACAAGGCTTGCTCCAACGAAATGCTGCTAATGCTCGACTACGGCATCTTCTACGAATTCATCCCCATGGACGAGTTGGGCAAATCCGATCCAAAGGTACTGACACTTGAACAAGTGGATACCCAGACCAATTATGCCCTGGTCATCACCACCAACGGGGGTTTGTGGCGTTACCTGATTGGGGACACCATCCGCTTTACCAGTTTATCGCCCTACCGGATCCGCATCAGTGGACGCACAAAAAACTTCATCAATGCTTTCGGCGAAGAGGTGATTGTCGACAATACCGACAAAGCCCTCGAAGCCGCCTGCAAGGCCACCGGAGCCATCATTACCGAATACACCGCAGCACCCATTTACCTGAGTGACGAGGGCACCGCGGCCCACGAATACCTTATTGAGTTTGAGGTGGAGCCCGATGACCTGGACAAGTTTACCCACGTACTAGACAAGGAGCTGCAAAGCCTCAACTCTGACTACGAGGCCAAGCGAAGCGCCGACCTGATGCTCAAGATCCCGATGGTGCACAAGGTGCCCCATGAAACCTTCTTTCGCTGGCTGAAATCGAAGGGTAAGATGGGCGGGCAAAACAAGGTGCCCCGTCTCTACAACGAACGCAAATATGTGGACGAGATCCTAAAATTCATTCAGGAGTGA
- a CDS encoding polyphosphate kinase 2 family protein has product MDYNNEFFFDPSRSLKDYPTDFKGPYERKKEAREDFEKGLERLRALQDKLYAHNRHGVLIILQALDAAGKDGTIKHVMSGVNPQGCQVKSFKTPSGEELDHDFMWRCFKALPERGNIGIFNRSYYEEVLAVRVHPEFLLQQNLPGLESVDQADQAFWETRFKDISNFERYFSNNGFLVLKFFLHVSRKEQKERFLDRINEPAKNWKFTMGDVSERQYFEKYLEAFEDMLKHTSKDFAPWYVIPADRKWFMRLAVCEILVNHLEKLDLKYPDAGPDHLKDIEKARVILENENK; this is encoded by the coding sequence ATGGATTATAATAATGAATTTTTCTTTGATCCATCCAGGTCTTTAAAGGATTATCCAACGGATTTTAAGGGTCCTTATGAAAGGAAAAAGGAAGCGCGGGAGGATTTTGAAAAAGGCCTTGAGCGCTTGCGGGCATTGCAGGATAAGCTTTATGCCCATAACCGGCACGGGGTGCTGATCATTTTACAGGCCCTGGATGCTGCAGGAAAGGATGGCACCATCAAGCACGTGATGAGCGGGGTAAATCCCCAGGGATGCCAGGTGAAAAGCTTCAAGACGCCATCGGGCGAAGAACTTGACCACGACTTTATGTGGCGTTGCTTCAAGGCATTGCCAGAAAGGGGTAACATCGGCATCTTCAACCGTTCGTATTATGAGGAAGTGCTTGCCGTAAGGGTGCATCCAGAGTTTTTGCTGCAGCAAAATCTTCCGGGCCTGGAAAGTGTCGATCAGGCTGACCAGGCCTTTTGGGAAACACGATTTAAAGATATCTCCAATTTCGAAAGGTATTTCTCGAACAATGGCTTCCTGGTGCTGAAGTTTTTCCTACATGTGTCGCGTAAGGAACAGAAGGAGCGATTCCTCGACCGCATCAATGAGCCTGCAAAAAACTGGAAGTTTACGATGGGCGATGTGTCCGAGCGACAATATTTTGAAAAGTACCTGGAGGCTTTTGAAGACATGCTGAAACATACCAGCAAGGATTTTGCCCCCTGGTATGTGATCCCGGCCGACAGGAAATGGTTTATGCGTCTGGCTGTTTGTGAAATCCTCGTGAATCACCTGGAAAAACTCGACCTGAAATACCCGGATGCAGGTCCGGACCATCTGAAGGACATTGAAAAGGCCCGTGTCATTTTGGAAAACGAAAACAAGTAA
- a CDS encoding HAMP domain-containing sensor histidine kinase: MKFLKRIAGFEVYSSKQRWKLFLLVFAAAIVGVSLYYTDVLVRKIAEDERQKVVLWADAVERRANLVSYTEEFFGKIQAEERKRVELWNMANQRIMELPINANIDNLYLEIIQSNTNIPVLVTDHQGNVLNYRNLDPRFGNPEVLTDELREYFSVYPPIPITAHNVPGIETQYLFYQDSHVFTELRSLMEDLIDSFISEIVVNSASVPVIIVDSTSSRIIAAGNIEQPPAEDTLRVNEVIESLTGRNPSITIQLPTYGTCHVHYANSFLLTQLRYYPLAQFLIIGIFLLAAYILFSTARNAEQNQVWVGMSKETAHQLGTPLSSLVGWIEILKMKGVDKATIKEITKDVKRLENITERFSKIGSPAKLVPVNIIDTTRGAVEYMKNRTSKKVAFKILSSDKEVMVPLNTNLYEWVIENICKNAVDAMDGVGSLTIEIEDQPRNVVIDITDTGKGIVASKHKTIFNPGYTSKQRGWGLGLSLSKRIIENYHKGKLFVKRSEINKGTTFRIILNK, from the coding sequence TTGAAGTTTTTAAAGCGCATAGCCGGTTTTGAGGTTTATTCCAGTAAGCAGCGGTGGAAGTTGTTCCTGCTCGTATTTGCCGCGGCCATTGTGGGTGTATCCCTTTACTATACCGATGTGCTAGTGAGAAAGATTGCCGAGGATGAGCGGCAAAAGGTGGTGCTGTGGGCAGATGCGGTAGAGCGGAGGGCGAACCTGGTGAGCTACACAGAGGAATTTTTCGGGAAGATCCAGGCTGAAGAACGCAAGCGGGTGGAGCTGTGGAACATGGCCAACCAGCGGATCATGGAGCTGCCCATTAATGCCAACATCGACAATCTTTACCTTGAGATCATCCAGTCGAATACCAACATTCCGGTGCTGGTCACCGATCATCAGGGGAATGTGCTAAACTACCGGAATCTGGATCCCCGTTTCGGCAATCCAGAGGTGCTAACCGATGAACTGCGCGAGTATTTTTCTGTTTATCCACCCATTCCAATCACAGCTCACAACGTCCCCGGCATTGAAACACAATATCTTTTCTATCAGGACTCGCACGTGTTTACCGAATTGCGCAGCCTGATGGAAGACCTGATCGACTCGTTCATATCGGAGATCGTAGTCAACTCGGCCAGTGTTCCTGTAATTATTGTTGACAGCACCAGTTCACGAATCATTGCAGCCGGAAATATTGAACAGCCGCCGGCCGAAGATACCCTTCGCGTGAATGAGGTCATTGAATCGCTTACCGGGAGGAACCCATCCATTACCATCCAGCTGCCGACCTATGGCACATGCCACGTCCACTATGCAAACTCATTCCTGCTTACCCAGTTGAGATATTATCCCTTAGCCCAATTCCTGATCATTGGGATTTTTTTACTGGCGGCCTACATCCTTTTTAGCACGGCCCGCAATGCTGAGCAAAACCAGGTTTGGGTGGGGATGTCGAAGGAGACCGCACATCAGCTGGGCACACCACTTTCTTCCCTGGTGGGCTGGATTGAAATCCTTAAGATGAAGGGGGTGGATAAAGCCACCATCAAAGAGATCACAAAAGATGTAAAAAGACTGGAAAACATCACTGAAAGGTTTTCAAAGATTGGTTCCCCAGCTAAGCTGGTACCGGTGAATATTATTGACACCACCCGCGGGGCGGTGGAATATATGAAAAACAGAACCTCAAAGAAGGTGGCTTTTAAAATCCTGTCTTCTGACAAGGAAGTTATGGTGCCGCTCAATACCAACCTGTATGAGTGGGTGATTGAAAACATTTGCAAAAATGCAGTGGATGCTATGGATGGCGTGGGCAGCCTGACCATTGAGATTGAGGACCAGCCCAGAAATGTGGTGATTGATATCACTGATACCGGTAAGGGTATTGTGGCATCGAAGCACAAAACGATCTTTAATCCCGGCTATACAAGCAAGCAAAGAGGCTGGGGCCTCGGGCTTTCACTGAGCAAGCGCATCATCGAAAACTATCACAAGGGCAAGTTGTTTGTGAAACGATCGGAGATCAATAAAGGCACTACCTTTCGCATTATTCTCAACAAATAG
- the yidD gene encoding membrane protein insertion efficiency factor YidD: MNKNIRWCFWLFVALLLTSQGSFGQAALSDLELLEASVATVVGHDDHQHVDLLETRSGSWLARYNPFSLTFTGLMFVYQRYVSPQLPSECLYETSCSHFSKNLIREYGLMRGVFFTADRLTRCNRVAALDVHPLVIGEQSGKIRESVQIYRLEE; the protein is encoded by the coding sequence TTGAATAAAAACATACGCTGGTGCTTTTGGCTGTTTGTGGCCTTGCTGCTTACTAGCCAGGGGAGCTTCGGTCAGGCAGCCCTTTCTGATTTGGAGTTGCTTGAAGCCAGTGTTGCCACTGTCGTTGGTCACGATGACCACCAGCATGTGGATTTGCTGGAGACCCGCTCGGGTTCCTGGCTAGCCCGGTACAACCCCTTTTCGCTCACTTTCACTGGTCTGATGTTTGTCTACCAGCGTTATGTTTCGCCCCAGTTGCCTTCAGAGTGCCTGTACGAAACTTCCTGTTCGCATTTCAGCAAAAATCTGATCCGTGAGTACGGCCTGATGAGGGGGGTGTTTTTTACCGCCGACCGGCTTACCCGCTGCAACCGTGTGGCAGCCCTTGATGTGCACCCCCTGGTGATTGGAGAACAATCGGGAAAAATTCGTGAATCCGTTCAAATTTATCGTCTGGAAGAATGA
- a CDS encoding TM2 domain-containing protein produces MKKLFLILVVFLGGIVAVQAEANMYRLDQAAVDNMFAQAEQVDYLNMNTLSPLNVSGDQGSTLYMSEKTPAVAFVLAWFLGPLGIHRAYLGTTTGVIIGYILTLGGCGIIAFVDWIVLLIGVIEDDISKYIDNPKFFMW; encoded by the coding sequence ATGAAAAAATTGTTCCTCATTCTTGTTGTTTTCCTGGGAGGTATTGTTGCGGTGCAGGCTGAAGCCAATATGTACCGGCTTGACCAGGCTGCTGTGGACAACATGTTTGCCCAGGCAGAGCAAGTGGACTACCTGAACATGAATACCCTGTCGCCCCTCAACGTCAGCGGCGACCAGGGAAGCACTCTTTACATGAGTGAGAAGACCCCTGCCGTTGCTTTTGTCCTGGCATGGTTTCTTGGCCCCCTTGGAATTCACCGCGCTTACCTGGGTACAACCACTGGGGTAATCATTGGGTATATCCTGACCCTTGGCGGATGCGGCATCATTGCCTTCGTTGACTGGATTGTCCTGCTAATCGGCGTCATCGAGGACGATATCAGCAAATACATTGACAATCCCAAGTTCTTTATGTGGTAA
- a CDS encoding peroxiredoxin, translating into MDQNTPMQEVTRMPLIGEVAPSFKAKTTQGEINFPQDYKGKWVILFSHPADFTPVCTTEFMTFASMQEDFKKLNTELIGLSIDSIYAHIAWLRTIKEKIEYKGMKNVEVLFPVIEDLKMEVAKAFGMLQPSASTTQAVRAVFIMDPEAKVRAILYYPLSMGRNMDEIKRMIIALQKADKEQIATPANWQPGDDVIIPTPGSCGAAKERMESQDENKYCLDWFLCFRKEK; encoded by the coding sequence ATGGATCAAAACACACCAATGCAGGAAGTAACAAGAATGCCCTTGATTGGCGAAGTAGCCCCTTCATTCAAAGCCAAAACAACTCAGGGCGAAATTAATTTCCCCCAAGATTACAAAGGGAAATGGGTTATTCTTTTCAGCCATCCGGCCGACTTTACCCCGGTTTGCACCACCGAGTTCATGACCTTCGCAAGCATGCAGGAAGACTTCAAAAAACTCAACACCGAACTCATCGGCCTTTCGATCGACAGCATCTATGCTCACATTGCCTGGCTGCGCACCATCAAGGAAAAGATCGAATACAAAGGCATGAAGAACGTTGAGGTCCTCTTCCCCGTCATCGAGGACCTGAAAATGGAAGTGGCCAAGGCTTTTGGCATGCTTCAGCCCAGTGCCAGCACCACCCAGGCTGTCCGTGCCGTATTTATCATGGACCCCGAAGCCAAGGTGCGCGCCATCCTGTATTATCCCCTCTCAATGGGCCGCAACATGGACGAGATCAAGCGCATGATCATTGCCCTTCAGAAAGCCGACAAGGAACAAATTGCCACCCCCGCCAACTGGCAGCCCGGTGATGACGTGATCATCCCTACCCCGGGTTCCTGCGGCGCTGCCAAAGAACGCATGGAAAGCCAAGATGAGAATAAGTATTGCCTCGACTGGTTCCTCTGCTTCCGCAAAGAAAAATAA
- a CDS encoding YraN family protein: MAESHLTGKQGEAIALKHLQQKGYAVLETNWQAGHKEIDIIARKDDLLVIVEVKSRKTAFFGEPEEFVSRSKQKLLIAAANQYLEKNDLDLEVRFDIISVLFKGENFQVHHIEDAFYPTL, encoded by the coding sequence ATGGCCGAATCACACCTCACAGGAAAACAGGGCGAAGCCATCGCCCTCAAGCACCTCCAGCAGAAAGGCTATGCCGTTCTTGAAACCAATTGGCAGGCAGGGCATAAGGAAATCGACATCATTGCCCGAAAAGATGACCTTTTGGTGATTGTGGAAGTTAAATCCCGCAAAACAGCATTTTTTGGCGAACCCGAAGAATTTGTCAGCCGCAGCAAACAAAAATTACTCATCGCTGCTGCCAACCAATACCTTGAAAAGAATGACCTGGATCTCGAAGTTCGCTTCGATATCATCAGCGTTTTATTCAAAGGCGAGAATTTCCAGGTCCACCACATTGAGGATGCCTTTTACCCCACCCTCTGA
- the purS gene encoding phosphoribosylformylglycinamidine synthase subunit PurS, which produces MIFRAEINVMPLKALLDPQGKTITKSMKNLGLPEINNVRMGKHITLEVEAADHQDAHQKVETACKKLLANPIMEYFEFELFEQE; this is translated from the coding sequence ATGATATTCCGCGCCGAAATTAACGTAATGCCCCTGAAAGCCTTGCTCGACCCCCAGGGAAAAACCATCACCAAAAGCATGAAAAACCTGGGGCTTCCCGAAATCAACAATGTCAGGATGGGTAAGCATATCACCCTCGAAGTGGAGGCTGCTGATCACCAGGACGCACACCAAAAGGTGGAAACAGCATGCAAAAAACTCCTCGCCAATCCCATCATGGAATATTTTGAGTTTGAGTTGTTCGAGCAAGAGTAA
- a CDS encoding CDP-alcohol phosphatidyltransferase family protein gives MKHFPNAVTLMNLFLGAVAMVLAILGQPHYAAVLIGICAVLDFADGLLARILNARSELGQQLDSLADLVSFGMAPAGILFHYLQQAVQTINPPALQNVLPFAAFFLAVFAGLRLAIFNIDTRQTSGFIGLPTPANAAFFASMPFVLAFANRQGIILRTVEAITQSWPWLLIFLALFSYLMVSPIPMFSLKIKNFQWKENRVRYIFIGLILLSLLIFGLQAVALIVIFYLILSLLFAAQTR, from the coding sequence ATGAAACATTTTCCAAATGCAGTCACCCTGATGAACCTGTTTTTGGGGGCTGTAGCCATGGTCCTGGCCATTTTGGGCCAACCACATTATGCCGCTGTCCTGATTGGCATCTGCGCTGTGCTCGATTTTGCTGACGGCCTGCTGGCCCGTATTCTCAACGCCAGGTCTGAACTGGGGCAGCAACTCGACAGCCTGGCCGATTTGGTGAGCTTTGGCATGGCTCCTGCAGGCATTTTGTTTCATTACCTCCAACAGGCGGTTCAAACTATTAACCCCCCAGCCCTGCAAAATGTTTTGCCTTTTGCCGCCTTTTTTCTAGCCGTTTTTGCTGGCCTGCGCCTGGCCATCTTTAACATCGACACCCGACAAACCAGTGGCTTCATTGGATTGCCCACCCCTGCCAATGCCGCTTTTTTCGCTTCAATGCCTTTCGTCTTGGCATTTGCCAATCGCCAGGGTATTATCTTACGTACCGTCGAAGCCATAACCCAGAGTTGGCCCTGGCTGCTAATCTTCCTGGCCCTGTTTTCATACCTGATGGTATCGCCCATTCCTATGTTCTCCTTAAAAATCAAAAATTTCCAATGGAAGGAGAACCGCGTCAGGTATATCTTTATCGGACTGATACTGCTCTCTCTGCTGATTTTCGGTCTCCAGGCCGTAGCCCTGATAGTAATTTTTTACCTAATTTTGTCGCTGTTATTTGCAGCCCAAACAAGATAA
- a CDS encoding S9 family peptidase, whose amino-acid sequence MKYNQFAMTRLLATFYFFLILGILQAAEPSITLEQIWKDRYFASKSIRLGQSMNDGLQYSIVENQTDINIYSYESGEKQHTAFSTEGILTNDQGKGLRISEYIFSPDETTLLIGTNREAIYRHSYIAEYFVWDTESETLKPLSEGTRLSLPAFSPDGRKVAFVRENNLFIKDLDKDVETAVTSDGLHNFIINGSADWVYEEEFGLTKGFHWSPDGQKLAFYRFDESRVKEFNMILYGSLYPEDYRFKYPKAGEENSRVSIHIYDVTTGRATKVDTGPETDQYIPRIQWTKNPELLCVMRMNRHQNQLELLLADARSGASEVLYEENNLYYIEVTDDLTFLEDGRHFIISSEKSGYNHLYLYDLQGREVRALTNGDWDVQRFFGIDEDQGLVFFSSHERSPLRNHLYSVKLNGRGKQQLTQGEGTHSPSFSKGFRYFINNFSNANTPPVYSIHYADGSLIKVLEDNRELLQKMNEHRFVERTFFSFETSEGVSLNGWMMQPEDFDPTKEYPVFMYAYGGPGSQTVVDRWDASNGAWYQMLTQMGFIIVSVDNRGTGARGEAFRKMTYMQLGKYETIDQIEAAKYLGALPYVDKDRISIFGWSYGGYLSSLCLAKGADYFAGAIAVAPVTNWRYYDSVYTERYMRLPQENPEGYDDNSPIFHADNIKGHYLLVHGSADDNVHFQNTMEMASVLVEANVPFELAVYPNHNHGIAGGNTRLHLYEHMTRFLVKNFL is encoded by the coding sequence ATGAAGTATAATCAATTTGCAATGACCCGGCTGCTGGCCACCTTTTATTTTTTCCTTATTCTCGGCATTCTTCAGGCTGCGGAGCCTTCGATAACATTGGAGCAGATATGGAAGGACCGTTATTTTGCTTCCAAGAGCATTCGCTTGGGACAGTCGATGAATGATGGGCTGCAATATTCCATCGTGGAGAATCAAACCGATATTAACATCTATTCTTATGAGAGTGGGGAGAAACAGCATACCGCTTTTTCGACTGAAGGTATCCTGACCAATGATCAGGGGAAAGGGTTACGAATCAGTGAGTATATTTTCAGCCCCGATGAGACGACCCTGTTGATAGGAACCAACCGGGAGGCCATATACCGGCACTCTTACATTGCCGAGTATTTTGTGTGGGATACGGAATCCGAAACCCTGAAGCCACTCTCAGAGGGCACCCGTCTTAGCTTGCCTGCATTTTCACCTGATGGACGTAAGGTTGCTTTTGTACGGGAGAATAATTTGTTTATTAAGGATTTGGACAAGGATGTTGAAACAGCCGTGACCAGCGATGGCTTGCATAACTTTATTATCAATGGGTCTGCGGACTGGGTTTATGAGGAAGAGTTCGGTTTGACCAAGGGATTTCATTGGTCGCCTGATGGTCAGAAGCTTGCTTTTTACCGCTTTGATGAAAGCCGGGTGAAAGAGTTCAATATGATTTTATACGGGAGCCTGTACCCGGAGGATTACCGCTTTAAGTATCCCAAAGCCGGCGAGGAGAATAGCCGGGTTAGCATTCACATATATGATGTGACCACTGGCCGGGCCACTAAGGTTGATACAGGCCCTGAAACCGACCAGTATATTCCGCGCATCCAATGGACCAAGAATCCGGAACTGCTTTGTGTCATGCGCATGAACCGCCATCAGAATCAGTTGGAGTTATTGCTGGCAGATGCCCGAAGCGGTGCCTCGGAAGTTTTGTATGAGGAAAATAACTTGTACTATATTGAGGTGACTGATGACCTTACCTTCCTGGAAGATGGTCGTCATTTTATAATCAGCAGCGAGAAGAGCGGATACAACCATTTGTATCTGTATGACCTCCAGGGACGTGAGGTAAGGGCGCTAACCAATGGAGACTGGGATGTTCAGCGTTTTTTTGGGATTGATGAAGACCAGGGTCTGGTGTTTTTCTCCTCCCATGAAAGATCACCCCTTCGGAATCACCTTTACAGCGTGAAACTGAACGGGCGGGGGAAGCAACAACTCACCCAGGGCGAAGGGACCCACAGCCCTTCTTTCAGTAAAGGGTTCAGGTATTTTATCAACAACTTTTCAAATGCGAATACGCCCCCCGTTTACAGTATTCACTATGCCGACGGGAGCCTGATCAAAGTGTTGGAGGATAATCGTGAGCTATTGCAGAAAATGAATGAGCATCGTTTTGTGGAAAGGACTTTTTTTAGTTTTGAAACGAGCGAAGGCGTTTCATTGAATGGCTGGATGATGCAGCCGGAGGACTTTGACCCCACAAAGGAATACCCGGTCTTTATGTATGCATACGGGGGCCCGGGATCCCAGACGGTTGTTGACCGCTGGGATGCTTCAAATGGTGCTTGGTACCAGATGCTGACCCAGATGGGGTTTATTATTGTTTCGGTCGACAACCGTGGCACAGGAGCTCGGGGCGAAGCATTCAGGAAGATGACCTATATGCAACTGGGCAAATACGAAACCATTGACCAGATAGAAGCAGCTAAATACCTGGGAGCTTTGCCTTATGTGGACAAAGATCGCATCAGCATTTTTGGCTGGAGCTATGGGGGCTACCTTTCATCGCTATGCCTTGCCAAAGGGGCAGATTATTTTGCAGGGGCCATTGCCGTTGCACCCGTGACCAACTGGCGCTATTATGATTCAGTATATACCGAGCGTTATATGAGGCTGCCTCAGGAGAACCCGGAAGGATATGATGACAATTCGCCTATTTTCCATGCGGATAATATCAAAGGGCATTACCTGTTGGTTCATGGCAGTGCTGACGACAATGTGCATTTTCAGAATACCATGGAGATGGCCAGTGTTTTGGTTGAGGCCAATGTACCTTTTGAGCTTGCAGTGTATCCCAATCACAACCATGGCATTGCCGGGGGGAATACCAGGCTGCACTTGTATGAACACATGACGCGCTTTTTAGTCAAAAACTTCCTATAA